The following nucleotide sequence is from Bombina bombina isolate aBomBom1 chromosome 11, aBomBom1.pri, whole genome shotgun sequence.
aaactgtttaataacttacttagaagctctcagtttagctctgttgtaaaggtagctggaaagcccactgcaagcgggaaataagaccctcccccctcccttcttttgcatacgaaaagaccctttacacaaacaggagcaagctggagtaggtatctgacggtattctcataaaactttggggcttggttaggagtctgaaaatcagagcaatgttatttaaaaaaataagcaaaactatccatttaaaaaaaaaaaaaaaaaactttatgggctatagaaatagatcatctacaaaacatgtatgcaaagaaaatactagtgtataatgtccctctaaAGGAAACATGAAgcctgtttcttttttctttcatgattctgatagtgcttgcaaatttaaacaactttccaatttagttcttatcacattttctttcttttcttgatattctttgttgaaaatcagggaagtaaacacaagagtgtgcacgtgtctgcagcacttattaaacaattgcaagagcactagctggcagcactttttcctgctatatagtgctccatacATGTGGATAGTACCTACCTGGgtatcatttcaacaaagaatactattagaacaaagcaaattcaatagcagaagtaaattggaaacctttttaattacagaagaaatattttttttgttttcatgtccctttaatattgactttaattttagcatATGATCTAGTAACTTAACCGTATATGGGAACCAATGCTTAAATTCAAAATCTAAAAATGTAATTCTGTAAAAACCTGGTGACCAAGCAGAAACTGGGTAACAAACCTATAAATGAACATTGAGAGCACAAACCACCACAAGTGTATAATTTTTTTCCCCCaagaactagatttttttttttctttttaaaatgaaaaaaggaTTTtcaatatgaaacacaaaaatgggGCAGACTTGTTGCAAGTGCAACATAAGAGCTGTATAAAACTAGTGAAATTAAAAAACTGGTAACATTTCAGATGTCTTCCACTTCTTTTAACGTGTAGTCCAAAATGGTGTCATGACCTTGGAATTTAAAGTATCCCAGGAACTTTTTATTTTGAAGCAAAAGCGGTATCCAAAGTACATCATCAGGCCACATTCCATCGAACGGTATATTGTCCAGTTCAAACCATTGCGGACGCATttctaaggagaaaaaaaaaaaaagtgtatatatctaTCTCAAATATTTAATATTCTAGAGCTGCGTTTCTGaactgcagtcctcaagtacccccaacaggccaggttttcattatagctgaacctgtgcacaggtgaaataatcagctgatcagtaaccatggttactaacctgctctcacccattagccgattatttcacctgtgcactggcagctataatgaaaacctggcctgttggggggaaaatgaggaccgcggttgagaaacaatgttctagaGCTTTAGGATATATGgcgatcacaaaaataaatataaaatggacAGCTATAGACAACCTCACATACTACCAATGATTTCTCTGATTGTTAAAATGTATTGTTCATACCTTCACTTTCAGTGGGTTCTCCACAAAAGTCATCGGCGCGGAATACATGCACATCCAAAATCTCAGTGCTACCAACAAATTCAAATTTAATCTGCCCAATTTTCTGTAGTTTGTCTACCGTTAGTCCACTTTCTTCCCATAACTCTCTGCAAAACGAAaatttaaacaattaattaaaagatttaaaaataataatttgaacagGACATTATTGAACCATAGGTATATCAGAGATAATATATTTGGGAAGACGTACATTGCAAAGATATTCAAATGGGAATGAAACTGCAGAGGTGATACAGtcccttttttctttaaatttctgcagtagctccattgtattttatattatttttttgttgtacattttttttagataaatatgttttaatgatttttccAATAACATGGTACAAGAAGGCAGATATCCAAAATATAAGTCAGCAGCAAATCAGAGGTTAAACACATGCTGTTCCCAACATTAAGACAACATTAACCCCTTTGTGCCAGTACTATAgtgttagtaaaaaataaaaagacggGATGGGATCCATGGGGGACTGTCTAcgctgctaggcacgccctccagcacGATTCTTGCTGCAGGATGCCGTATATGGTAGGACATTCCATGTTGttctaacggcgttaaagcccagcgctgtggggatggcatggaacgtcctattgGTGTGAAGGGATTAATCAAAAATCTTGTTTACCTACAAAACTATAGTAAAACTTTTCCAACCTACAAAACTATAGTAAAACTTTCCCAACCTACAAAATGTAATCCACTTCACGTACCCATTGCTCAAATGTGGGAACTTGTAATCTTTTTCACCACCTAGGAATTAATCTTTTTGCACAATTAAAAGGGATATATAAAagtttagaatgttgtttaaaatggcatgctctgtccgaatcatgaaagaaaaaaaatgggtttcatatccctttaaacgtgCATCAAAAGAGCCATTTATGGTAGGAACAACTAATAGGTGTGTAGTCGTTTTAAACGTATCACTAttgggtttaaagggatataaactccTAAAGTCTTATTAATACACCTGGAAATATTGTCCCAATATGGTTAAATAGCGGggcaatattactatatatatgaGATATGTACCAACTTCTCTATAATGTCTCCAGCACTATCAGATGCTgtagggcaggggtcagcaaccttgggcccccagatgttttagtACTACATTTCCCATTGTGCTCAGACAGCCTAAAccgtgtctcagcatcatgggaaatgtagttccaaaacatctgggggcccaaggttgctgacccctgctgtaGGGAATATATTGTGCAGCCTATGTAGAGAGAGATACCCCCTAGACAGAATGTTATAATTCATTGCTACTATTGAAAGATTATATTGGCAATTTTTTTGTGCTAGAAAATATCTTGCTCCATTGATTGTCATCTAAGGTGATATTTAGTTCTGTCCCCCAGGTAAGTATGTAGGATACTTGATTCCTGGTTACATCTGGAGAAATACAGAGATTATCAAAAGAGGTCAGTGCTCTTATCAAATGAACTTTGGGGGGATTGTGTAAAATGAAGTGTCTTAGTTGGAAATATGCAAACCATTTATTAAACGGGGTCAGGGGGGGAGGTTTGTTGTACATTTTATACATAGCAAATGTTATCTTTGAAGACACAAGGTAATATTCAATGGACTTGATTGCTGGACTTACTATTTTCAGATCATATCTAGCAGAAAGGaactttttctaatgtatgtatggaacagttaaagggatagtaaacaccaaaaatgttgctgtttaaaaagatagctaatccctttattgcataaccaacactgttatagaaatatactttttacctctaattaccttgtatctaagcttctgctgactgcctccttatctcagatcttttgacaaaattgcatttcaggcaattagtgctgactcttaaataacttcacgtacatgagcacagtgttatctttatgaaacacatgaactaacgccctctagtggtgaaaaattgtcaaatgcagaggcggccttcaagggcttagaaattagcatatgagcctacctatgtttagctttcaaataagaacaacaagagaacagagcaaatttgataaaagtaaattagaaagttgtttaaaattgcatgccctatctgagtcatgaaagtttaatttggactttactatccctttaagacactgaGGCTGGACTATTTGATATGCCCAGAACAGAGCAATTTATTAGTCCCATACCTATATTTAATCCTTATAACGTTTTAACTGACAATTTATTATATGCTTTGTCTATTCTAactttttctttaaaggggcactgaacccacattttttctttcgtgattcagatagagcatgcaattttaagcaactttctaatttattcctattatcaaattttcttcattctcttggtatctttatttgaaatgcaaaaatgtaagtttagatgccggcccattttggtgaacaacctgggttattcttccagattggtggatacattaatccaccaataaaaaagtgctctccagagttctgaaccaaaaaagaagcttagatgccttctttttcaaataaagatagcaactgaacgaagaaaaattgataataggagtaaattagaaagttgcttaaaattgcatgctctatctgaatcatgaaagaaaaaaattgggttcagtgtccctttaataaaaaaaaatgaataaataaaaaaaatatacgcaGGTATGTTCCTTATACCTTCTGGCTGCCGCTTCTATTGCCTCCCCAGTTTGGACTTTCCCACCGAAACCATTCCAAAGACCAGCACCAAACCCTCGTTTCTTCATGCCCAGCAAAATTTTCTGTGGTTGAACAACCAGGACCAAGGTGAGTAACTTTGATGTAAACATAACGAGTTCACTGTagtgaaaataataattttaaaaagtcaCCATATTTCGACTGCATATGAACACAAAAACATCATGACAATATAATTTATGCTTGGTTGGTTTCATACAGTGTTTTTCAGAACTATTTAGATATGCatttgatataataataataatacgcttTAGTTACTTTAGAACAGGGTTACGCAAACTATatggcgccacatagcgtgatacagtctcatataaaaatatatatatgcaaaatccaAAATGGTTACTCACAGAGAGGTTGGCACTAAAATAAGTTCAGAGCttatcaacaaaggctaccaaatgaatgaagcaaattagacaacagaagtaaattggaaagtggatttAAATTgataaatactttaaaatgtaaatacttaaaacaattcaaaattaaaatgttatggttTATCTATCCTAACTACCATtgaaagtgtaatctcttctgttggctatgtttacaaagcttttctatagtttatacttaaagggacagtctactccagaatttgtatgatGCAGGAATAACTCGAAAAGTTGCATTTTATTTTATGTCTGTGTTCTAAATAAAGAAAGGTTTTAAGACATTATGCTGTGGGCATTCTATTGTTttgccagaattgttattgtttttaaaaaaaaaaaaaaaaagataatccctttattacccattccccagttttgcataacccacaaagTTATAGTAATATGCTTTTCACCTCTGCAATTACCATGTATCttagtctctgcagactgtccccttagctcagttattttgacagacttgcattttagacaatcagtactGACTTATAAATAATTCCACTGAAGTGAGCACAACGTTATATATAGCAcacatggccttcaagggcttagaaattagcatatgagactacctaggtttagctttcaacaaagaatacagagagaacaaagcaaatttagtgataaaagtaaaattatggAAACTCTCCTCATCCATCTATGGACTATCTGCAACTCATGGCACATCAAATACTATGCTAATAATGTCATATTACAAACTATATTGATTTGTCACTCATGTTTGTGTATATTGTAGcgtgaataaacaacaaaaaattttggagaaaaaaaaaaagttaattggaaaattgtttaaaattcaatgtcttatctgaatcatgaaactttaatttttactagactgtccctataagtatagaaactttcagtacaggTAGGGATTCCACAGCCAAAATCATCTATTTCAGATGCCGATATGAAGGTAAAGgatcaatttgtaaacaatttaatacactccagcaggtaaattgaattattgggaacaaattgatTATTTCAGAGTATTTTTTTAATCCTATCCAAATTTATTAGCTTTAAAAGTGCAACTTTGAACAAAAactgtataaaagaaaaaaaataaaaggattttaaaaataaattgcattaaacagcacactgtatgtaatatatataaaattattattgtagtATAGTTTAGCACTTTTAGTTCTAACaatctataaataaatagaaaatgctgtagtgtAAGCACCAATGCAATGGAAATATTgaataaatttacattttattacatttaaagagcatAAGATTATGCTATTTAAAATAAAGtcataaaattattttactttggCACTGAACAGGCAATAATTATAAATGTTGACAGTCCTCTGAAATCATAATGATCCaccaagtttttattttttatgagcaTATTCTTTTAACCTTACCCTTATGCTTGTCTATGGTGCAGCTGTCATACAGGAAGCGCCTGATCTCTCACTACAACATCAGCACATGTGCATATTACCCGGGAAGATACAGAACTAGTCACATGACCTGCACTTCATGTAATTCAGTATCCATGTTGAATTTGGGCATCACCTTCACACTTCTTACGAGGTTAGCTTTGACTTTAATTAGTAATAGAATAATATTTGAAGGGCATAGACAACATATGTAGTTCATTTTATTGTGGTGAATGTAGTTTGCAATAACTTGTTTCTCAATGCGACA
It contains:
- the NUDT1 gene encoding oxidized purine nucleoside triphosphate hydrolase, coding for MFTSKLLTLVLVVQPQKILLGMKKRGFGAGLWNGFGGKVQTGEAIEAAARRELWEESGLTVDKLQKIGQIKFEFVGSTEILDVHVFRADDFCGEPTESEEMRPQWFELDNIPFDGMWPDDVLWIPLLLQNKKFLGYFKFQGHDTILDYTLKEVEDI